The proteins below are encoded in one region of Leishmania mexicana MHOM/GT/2001/U1103 complete genome, chromosome 27:
- a CDS encoding putative GTP binding protein, which yields MPPKKQEKVESKTVLLGRPGSNLKVGIVGLPNVGKSTFFNVLSKKGVPAENRPFCTIDPNTADINIPDDRFDKLVRIHKPASIVPAQVHICDIAGLVRGASNGEGLGNNFLSHISSCDGIIHMVRVFEEMEITHVEGDLDPIRDLEIIFSELVMKDLQCVNGLIDKLTPIVSRGLDKSKKGDLETLHKVKGVLEEGKQVRCCQWNGKEIDFLNTIQLLTAKPAMFLVNMSEDDYMRQRNKWLKKLKDWIDEHTGEPMIPFSAEVETTFVAMSPEEVDKYCEEKKTKSQIQKIVKTAYSIINLIHYFTAGADEVKCWTIQRGTKAPQAAGKIHTDMEKGFICAEVIEWADFDRLESEAACRDEGKQHQQGRNYEVQDGDIIFFKFNAAKGGKK from the coding sequence ATGCCACCAAAGAAGCAAGAGAAGGTGGAGTCCAAGACCGTGTTGCTTGGGCGTCCTGGCAGCAATCTCAAGGTCGGCATCGTTGGTCTTCCCAACGTGGGCAAGTCGACGTTCTTTAATGTCCTTTCCAAGAAGGGTGTACCGGCAGAGAACCGTCCGTTCTGCACCATTGATCCCAACACCGCCGATATCAACATTCCAGATGATCGTTTCGATAAACTGGTGCGTATCCACAAGCCGGCCTCCATTGTGCCTGCGCAAGTACACATTTGCGATATTGCTGGTCTTGTGCGCGGTGCGAGCAACGGTGAGGGTCTTGGTAACAACTTTCTGTCTCACATCAGCTCGTGCGATGGCATTATCCACATGGTGCGCGTCTTCGAGGAGATGGAGATCACGCACGTGGAGGGCGACTTAGACCCTATTCGAGATCTCGAGATCATCTTCTCCGAGCTTGTCATGAAAGATTTGCAGTGCGTCAACGGTCTTATTGACAAACTGACGCCCATTGTCAGCCGAGGTCTCGACAAATCGAAGAAGGGCGACCTCGAGACCCTGCACAAGGTGAAGGGGGTATTGGAGGAAGGCAAGCAAGTGCGCTGTTGCCAGTGGAACGGCAAGGAGATCGACTTTCTCAACACAATTCAACTTTTGACCGCAAAGCCGGCCATGTTCTTGGTGAACATGTCCGAGGACGATTATATGCGGCAGCGCAACAAATGGCTGAAGAAGCTCAAGGACTGGATCGACGAGCACACTGGTGAGCCCATGATCCCGTTTtcggcggaggtggagacgACCTTTGTCGCCATGTCTCCAGAGGAGGTGGATAAGTACTGCGAGGAGAAGAAGACCAAGTCACAGATCCAAAAGATCGTCAAGACAGCGTACAGCATCATCAACCTTATCCACTACTTCACCGCCGGGGCTGATGAGGTGAAGTGTTGGACTATTCAGCGTGGAACCAAGGCGCCACAGGCAGCTGGCAAGATTCACACTGACATGGAGAAGGGTTTCATCTGCGCAGAGGTGATCGAATGGGCTGACTTCGACCGGCTTGAGAGTGAGGCCGCTTGCCGCGACGAGGGcaagcagcatcagcagggGCGGAACTATGAGGTGCAGGATGGTGACATCATTTTCTTCAAGTTCAACGCGGCGAAGGGCGGAAAGAAGTGA
- a CDS encoding transcription elongation regulator-like protein: protein MTEEVNYDELADLLASDAPVVSEAAEAVVGEQESDKPRKHKKDKKHRRDRRHKRDKKRPRGEEANAGPSDDERVKSKYVLDAAESGDSDSEDELSDADFVDDEEVEDIDYGDRPQRYLFHEGDEKKTVEEMARYYEEADRNYRMHGDHEDELLRHSDLSSRRLASQFLPREDDPKVFAVKCRPRMSRVLVTRIVNKCYAYRVGRNYERKKVDLGIISVFALDHVKEYIYVEASRKRFVENVLNGLDGVFRFNIAVVDPKELLQTMETRPSTQKVRVGDYVRLRQRFYRGDLAQVTGLDPDGVHITCKVVPREDFVQKPFNKATKRLEPRFFTPRQAVGVRERENSYIWGDLHFDREGYLLKTVSTRMVISGAQLEQPSTEELARFYNDQREKVERALKAAEAAAQVPHISIGDSVRVTTGQLRNTIGVVENVFTNTNTAVLTCTAPGRVQPIKVQVELSACTKHFSEGAHVVVERGEHAGESGTVVKSWGSIVLLFPDRAAAGAELKVEANDCHQSKLGSVSVHSKGVWQVFDLVSITEPNCVGCIVRLNRNDVDVLTENNDVRTLSYAQVNALGRDTRQTTDCRENTLSRGAEVHIQKHPWTPIGLEGQTGRIEHIFHRTIFVRCRASPLHANIVALKAECVLLIGGRKTTRRAAPTQEVATGTSAGQYAAAAVRLSAGQSRDSELWDESSMMDINGSAMV from the coding sequence atgacggaggaggtgaacTATGACGAACTGGCGGACTTGCTGGCGTCGGATGCGCCCGTTGTGAGTGAGGCCGCCGAGGCCGTGGTGGGAGAACAGGAGAGCGACAAGCCGAGGAAGCACAAGAAGGACAAGAAGCACAGGAGAGACAGGAGGCACAAGAGAGACAAGAAGCGGCCACGTGGAGAGGAGGCCAATGCCGGGCCCTCCGATGACGAGCGCGTCAAGTCCAAGTACGTTCTAGACGCTGCGGAGAGCGGTGACTCGGATAGCGAAGACGAGCTTTCTGACGCAGACTTCgtcgatgacgaggaggtcGAGGACATCGACTACGGTGATCGTCCTCAGCGCTACCTGTTCCATGAAGGGGATGAAAAGAAGACCGTTGAAGAAATGGCTCGGTACTACGAAGAGGCTGACCGAAACTACCGCATGCACGGTGACCATGAAGACGAACTACTGAGACACAGTGACTTGTCCTCGcgtcgcctcgcctctcaGTTTCTGCCACGCGAGGACGACCCGAAGGTGTTTGCTGTCAAGTGTCGCCCTCGCATGTCACGGGTTCTAGTGACGCGCATTGTGAACAAGTGCTACGCCTACCGTGTTGGGCGTAACTATGAACGCAAGAAGGTAGACCTCGGCATTATCTCCGTCTTTGCTCTGGATCACGTGAAAGAGTACATCTACGTGGAGGCAAGTCGCAAGCGCTTCGTGGAGAACGTGCTCAACGGACTCGATGGCGTATTCCGCTTCAATATCGCCGTGGTGGACCCGAAGGAGCTTTTGCAGACAATGGAGACGCGTCCGTCCACGCAGAAGGTTCGTGTTGGCGACTacgtgcgcctgcgccagcgcttTTATCGCGGTGACCTTGCTCAGGTAACGGGGCTGGACCCGGACGGTGTCCACATTACGTGCAAGGTGGTTCCTCGCGAGGACTTTGTGCAAAAGCCGTTCAATAAGGCGACGAAACGACTTGAGCCTCGCTTCTTCACGCCGCGGCAGGCTGTGGGGGTTCGAGAAAGGGAGAATTCATACATTTGGGGCGATCTGCACTTTGATCGGGAGGGCTATCTCCTCAAGACTGTTTCGACGCGCATGGTGATATCGGGAGCGCAGCTTGAGCAGCCCAGTACCGAGGAGCTCGCTCGGTTCTACAACGATCAGCGCGAAAAGGTGGAGCGGGCCCTcaaggcagcagaggcggctgcgcaggtgCCACACATCAGCATTGGTGACTCCGTTCGTGTGACGACAGGACAGCTGCGCAACACTATCGGAGTGGTGGAAAATGTCTTCACCAACACGAACACCGCCGTGCTCACCTGCACAGCGCCTGGGCGCGTACAGCCCATCAAGGTCCAGGTAGAGCTTAGCGCGTGCACGAAGCACTTCTCCGAAGGCGCGCACGTCGTAGTGGAGCGTGGTGAACACGCTGGTGAGTCCGGCACCGTAGTCAAGTCCTGGGGCAGCATCGTGCTGTTGTTCCCGgaccgcgccgccgctggggcGGAGCTTAAGGTCGAGGCGAACGACTGCCACCAGAGTAAGCTGGGAAGTGTCTCGGTACACTCGAAGGGCGTGTGGCAGGTGTTTGATCTCGTCTCCATCACGGAGCCCAATTGTGTTGGCTGCATCGTGCGCCTGAACCGCAACGATGTGGATGTGCTGACGGAGAACAACGACGTGCGCACGTTGTCGTACGCGCAGGTGAACGCGCTGGGGCGTGACACACGCCAGACGACAGACTGCCGCGAAAACACGCTTTCTCGAGGGGCAGAGGTGCACATCCAGAAACACCCCTGGACGCCGATCGGCCTGGAGGGGCAGACAGGCCGCATCGAGCACATCTTCCACCGGACCATCTTTGTGCGCTGTCGCGCATCGCCGCTCCACGCGAACATAGTGGCACTGAAGGCAGAGTGCGTGCTCCTCATCGGCGGCCGCAAGACAACTcgacgcgctgcgccgacgcaggAGGTGGCGACGGGAACGAGTGCAGGTCAGtatgctgcggctgccgttcGTCTCTCCGCTGGGCAGAGCCGAGACTCGGAGCTGTGGGATGAGAGTTCGATGATGGACATCAATGGATCCGCGATGGTGTAG
- a CDS encoding protein phosphatase-like protein, with the protein MPLKGLSALKGNTQTILISPVRDKYSILMEDDKIRAGASSMQGWRSTMEDAHAVYLSLPNMPGNIRDEDCAIAAVFDGHCGSKFAQSCAAKIRDWLTSTDAFKKGNFEKALKDAYCTGDVALHKAMPNELSGCTGNCVLIIQNHLYCANTGDSRAVLCRNGEAIALSEDHKPTNPAERERIMKAGGFVQGGRVNGILSLSRAFGDYAFKDMSLKPEQMAITVTPDVFHTELTPHDEFVIVACDGIWDMMTNEKAVEFVRNEVADHGDISLACERLMNACLASTPTSYGTDNMTIIILQFKSLFLKKVESKFSSE; encoded by the coding sequence ATGCCTCTAAAAGGGTTGAGCGCCCTCAAGGGCAACACACAAACTATCCTCATCTCTCCTGTGCGCGACAAATACTCTATTCTGATGGAGGATGATAAAATACGCGCCGGGGCGAGTAGCATGCAGGGGTGGCGAAGCACGATGGAAGACGCTCACGCTGTCTACCTATCACTTCCCAACATGCCCGGAAACATTCGTGACGAGGACTGCGCGATTGCCGCGGTCTTCGATGGCCACTGTGGTAGCAAGTTTGCGCAGTCGTGCGCCGCAAAGATCCGCGACTGGCTGACGTCAACCGATGCGTTCAAGAAGGGGAACTTCGAGAAGGCGCTGAAGGACGCCTACTGCACAGGCGACGTTGCTCTTCACAAAGCCATGCCAAACGAGTTGAGCGGCTGCACGGGCAACTGTGTTTTGATCATCCAAAATCATTTGTACTGCGCCAACACCGGCGATTCACGGGCGGTGTTGTGTCGAAATGGCGAGGCCATAGCTCTCAGCGAGGACCACAAGCCCACCAACCCTGCCGAGCGAGAGCGCATCATGAAGGCAGGAGGGTTTGTGCAGGGTGGACGAGTTAACGGTATCTTGTCTCTCAGCCGGGCTTTCGGCGACTATGCGTTCAAGGACATGAGTCTCAAGCCAGAGCAGATGGCCATCACGGTGACCCCAGACGTGTTTCACACCGAGCTGACTCCGCACGATGAGTTTGTCATCGTCGCGTGCGATGGCATATGGGACATGATGACAAATGAGAAGGCGGTCGAATTTGTGCGCAACGAAGTTGCCGACCATGGCGACATATCTTTAGCATGTGAGCGGCTCATGAATGCGTGTCTCGCGTCCACACCCACCTCCTACGGGACCGATAACATGACTATAATCATTCTCCAGTTCAAGAGCTTGTTCTTGAAGAAGGTGGAGAGTAAGTTCTCTTCGGAGTGA